One window from the genome of Nitrospira sp. SG-bin1 encodes:
- a CDS encoding flagellar synthesis regulator FleN: MPFRTGRSVLMSEDLNRGGRPSTQVIAVSSGKGGVGKTNVVVNLAIALTKMGKRVLILDADLGLGNLDVLLGLIPRHTIEDVLLGTHTLDEIVLKGPGGIHVLPASSGVPRLTALTEAQQLMIQEQLAQLTSEMDVLLIDTGAGISPNVTFFASAADETMIVVSPEPTSLTDAYALIKVLARQYRERRFKVLVNQAKSPREAAEVFGKLDVAVDHFLHVAVELVGAIPYDDYVHLAVMQQKALLELFPDAPSAQAFKRAAQQIVQWPRPRLLKSSVQLVWHRAATPAGN, translated from the coding sequence ATGCCGTTCAGAACGGGAAGATCCGTCCTTATGTCGGAGGATCTGAATCGTGGAGGTCGCCCATCGACTCAGGTCATCGCGGTTTCCAGCGGTAAAGGGGGAGTAGGGAAGACCAATGTGGTCGTGAATCTGGCCATTGCCCTCACGAAAATGGGAAAACGAGTGCTGATTTTGGATGCGGATCTGGGCTTGGGCAATCTCGATGTCCTGCTCGGGCTGATCCCGCGACATACGATCGAAGACGTCTTGCTGGGCACCCATACGCTCGACGAGATCGTGCTCAAGGGGCCGGGGGGCATTCATGTGCTTCCGGCCAGTTCCGGTGTGCCCCGTCTCACGGCGCTCACGGAGGCCCAGCAATTGATGATTCAGGAGCAGCTCGCTCAACTTACTTCGGAGATGGACGTCCTCTTGATCGATACCGGCGCCGGCATCTCGCCGAACGTCACCTTCTTCGCCTCCGCGGCGGATGAGACGATGATCGTGGTGTCGCCGGAGCCGACATCGCTCACGGATGCCTATGCCCTGATCAAGGTGTTGGCTCGTCAGTATCGGGAGCGTCGTTTCAAAGTGCTGGTGAACCAGGCCAAGAGCCCACGTGAAGCGGCCGAGGTCTTCGGTAAGTTGGATGTGGCCGTCGATCACTTTCTCCATGTCGCGGTGGAATTGGTCGGGGCGATCCCCTATGACGATTACGTGCATCTGGCCGTCATGCAGCAGAAGGCCCTCTTGGAATTGTTCCCGGATGCGCCATCCGCGCAAGCATTCAAGCGGGCCGCACAACAGATCGTCCAGTGGCCGAGGCCCCGTCTTCTCAAGAGTTCGGTACAGCTCGTTTGGCACCGGGCGGCGACGCCGGCCGGCAACTGA
- the flhA gene encoding EscV/YscV/HrcV family type III secretion system export apparatus protein (membrane protein involved in the flagellar export apparatus), translating to MAAAIEPVERNQLIKHPDVVISVGVVAILMVMLLPLPRFLLDLLLSFDITLSVIILLVGLQVRRPIEFSVFPSILLMITLFRLSLNIASTRLILLHGNEGAGAAGEVIRAFGNFIVGGNYTVGLVVFSILVIINFVVVTKGAGRVAEVAARFTLDAMPGKQMSIDADLNAGLINEADARRRRREIAEEADFYGAMDGASKFVRGDAIAAVIIILVNIIGGLAIGILQQGMSPALAAQTYTVLTVGEGLVAQIPALIVSTAAGIVVTRAASETDLGGAMTRQLLMSSKPVGIAAGILLALGLVPGLPHVAFLLLGGGVAWIAYHLHQQEQLQAAPAPAPVAPKAEEALTRVTPLDLMEVQVGYGLIGLVEGAQGTALLDRIKALRRQCAESMGFVVPPIHIRDNLQLRPNEYAIILKGVEVAKADVLPGHLLAIDPGTGQKGLVQGIATKEPAFGLPALWVPEDAREQAQMAGYTVVDASSAIATHLSELIKRHGHELLGRQEVQALLDEVGKSHPKLVEELIPTLVPLGTVVRVLGNLLKEGIPIRDLRSILEALSDQATSTKDAEVLTEYARQALARTITKQYQAPDGSLQVITLDPRLDRSLAEQAAALPPGATLNLDPTLSHKLLTALKQAAERVAARGQQPIVLCSQTVRRHLRRHSDRILHAVPVMGLNEVDAFVRLQSLDTVRIDFELARS from the coding sequence ATGGCAGCGGCAATAGAACCAGTAGAACGAAACCAGTTGATCAAGCATCCGGACGTCGTCATCTCCGTGGGGGTGGTGGCCATTCTCATGGTGATGCTGTTACCGCTGCCTCGATTTCTGCTCGATTTATTGTTGAGCTTCGATATCACCCTGTCGGTCATTATCTTGCTCGTCGGACTACAAGTACGGCGTCCGATCGAGTTCTCCGTGTTTCCGTCGATCCTGTTGATGATCACGTTGTTCAGGCTCTCCCTCAACATTGCGTCGACACGGCTCATTTTGCTGCATGGCAACGAAGGGGCTGGGGCGGCCGGCGAGGTCATTCGAGCCTTCGGAAACTTCATCGTCGGAGGGAATTACACGGTCGGCTTGGTGGTGTTCTCGATTCTCGTCATCATAAATTTTGTCGTAGTGACGAAGGGCGCCGGACGTGTGGCCGAGGTGGCCGCTCGGTTCACATTGGACGCTATGCCCGGAAAGCAGATGAGCATCGATGCGGACTTGAACGCCGGTCTCATCAACGAAGCGGACGCGCGACGCCGGAGGCGGGAGATTGCGGAAGAGGCGGACTTTTACGGTGCCATGGACGGCGCCAGCAAGTTTGTTCGAGGCGATGCCATTGCCGCCGTCATCATCATCCTTGTCAACATCATCGGTGGATTGGCGATCGGTATTCTGCAACAGGGTATGAGTCCGGCACTCGCGGCTCAAACCTATACCGTGTTGACGGTTGGGGAAGGGTTGGTGGCGCAGATTCCCGCCCTGATCGTATCGACCGCCGCCGGTATCGTGGTGACGCGCGCGGCATCGGAAACGGATTTGGGGGGGGCGATGACTCGGCAGCTTTTGATGTCCTCCAAACCGGTGGGCATCGCTGCGGGTATTCTTCTCGCGTTGGGATTGGTCCCGGGGCTTCCCCACGTGGCGTTCCTCCTTCTAGGAGGTGGTGTCGCATGGATCGCCTACCACCTCCATCAGCAGGAACAGCTTCAAGCTGCTCCCGCCCCCGCTCCCGTTGCCCCGAAGGCCGAAGAAGCTCTGACCCGAGTCACTCCGCTCGATCTGATGGAAGTTCAGGTGGGGTACGGGTTGATCGGACTGGTCGAAGGGGCGCAAGGCACGGCGCTTCTCGATCGGATCAAGGCGCTCCGGAGGCAATGTGCCGAATCGATGGGCTTTGTCGTGCCTCCGATCCATATCCGCGACAATCTTCAATTGCGCCCGAACGAATACGCCATCATTTTGAAGGGAGTGGAGGTCGCCAAGGCCGACGTCTTACCCGGGCATCTGTTGGCGATCGATCCGGGGACGGGTCAGAAAGGTCTGGTGCAGGGGATTGCGACCAAGGAGCCGGCATTCGGGCTACCGGCACTCTGGGTTCCCGAAGACGCGCGGGAGCAGGCCCAGATGGCCGGGTACACCGTGGTGGATGCGAGTTCGGCGATCGCCACGCATCTGTCCGAGCTGATCAAGCGCCATGGCCATGAATTGTTGGGGCGACAAGAAGTACAAGCCCTCTTGGACGAAGTCGGAAAATCGCATCCGAAACTGGTGGAGGAACTCATTCCCACGTTGGTGCCCCTCGGAACGGTGGTCAGAGTCCTCGGCAACCTTCTCAAAGAGGGCATTCCTATCCGAGACCTCCGCTCGATTCTCGAGGCTTTGTCCGATCAAGCGACAAGCACTAAGGACGCTGAAGTTCTCACGGAGTATGCCAGGCAAGCGCTGGCTCGGACCATCACCAAACAGTATCAAGCGCCCGACGGCAGCCTGCAAGTCATTACCTTGGATCCCCGCTTGGATCGATCATTGGCGGAACAGGCGGCGGCATTGCCGCCTGGAGCCACGCTGAACCTTGACCCCACGCTCTCTCACAAGCTGTTGACCGCTCTCAAGCAAGCCGCCGAGCGGGTCGCCGCTCGAGGACAGCAGCCGATCGTTCTTTGCTCGCAGACGGTTCGCCGTCATCTTCGCCGGCACAGCGATCGCATCCTGCACGCAGTTCCGGTCATGGGACTCAACGAAGTGGATGCCTTTGTCCGTCTGCAATCGTTGGATACGGTGCGGATCGACTTTGAATTGGCCCGGTCGTAG
- a CDS encoding EscS/YscS/HrcS family type III secretion system export apparatus protein, with translation MTPEIVTELGRQALETTLLVSSPILGLSLLIGLAVSAFQAMTQLNEATLTFVPKVVALFVALLFFLPWMLNVMTTYMANLLMNIPNYVH, from the coding sequence GTGACGCCGGAAATCGTGACCGAGCTGGGTAGGCAAGCGTTGGAAACGACATTGTTGGTGTCTTCGCCCATCTTGGGGCTCAGTCTGTTGATCGGGTTGGCGGTCAGTGCGTTTCAAGCGATGACCCAACTGAACGAAGCCACGCTTACCTTTGTCCCGAAAGTGGTGGCTCTGTTCGTGGCGTTGTTGTTCTTTCTTCCGTGGATGCTGAACGTGATGACCACCTACATGGCGAATCTCCTGATGAATATTCCCAACTACGTGCACTAA
- a CDS encoding flagellar biosynthetic protein FliP encodes MLLVIPTSAPAAGPSVSIDFGANGPKQTAVVIQILILLTVLSLAPALFIMVTSFTRIVIVLAFLRQALGTQAVPPNQVLLSLALFLTMFIMAPVGQAIYSNALQPLMAEQISYEDAWNKGIEPVRGFMLRQVREKDLELFVKLSRLPKPDRVEDVPTQAIIPAFILSELRIAFQIGFLIYIPFLIVDMVVASVLMSMGMMLLPPVVISLPFKLILFVLADGWYLVVGSMVRSFQ; translated from the coding sequence ATGCTGCTCGTGATACCGACTTCAGCGCCGGCGGCCGGGCCGTCGGTGAGCATCGATTTCGGTGCAAACGGGCCGAAGCAAACCGCGGTGGTCATCCAAATTCTGATCCTCCTCACGGTGCTCTCCTTGGCGCCGGCGTTATTCATCATGGTGACGTCCTTTACCAGAATCGTCATCGTGTTGGCGTTCCTTCGGCAAGCGCTGGGCACGCAGGCCGTTCCTCCGAACCAGGTGTTATTGTCGTTGGCGCTGTTTTTGACGATGTTCATCATGGCGCCGGTCGGGCAGGCCATCTACAGCAATGCGCTGCAACCGTTGATGGCGGAGCAGATCTCGTATGAAGATGCGTGGAACAAAGGCATCGAACCGGTGCGGGGCTTCATGCTGCGGCAGGTGAGGGAGAAGGATCTTGAACTCTTTGTCAAGCTGAGTCGATTGCCGAAGCCGGATCGGGTCGAGGATGTGCCGACGCAAGCGATCATTCCGGCTTTCATTCTGAGCGAACTCCGCATCGCGTTCCAAATCGGATTTTTGATCTACATTCCGTTTCTGATCGTGGACATGGTCGTCGCCAGCGTACTCATGTCGATGGGCATGATGCTTCTTCCGCCTGTGGTGATTTCTCTGCCGTTCAAGTTGATCCTGTTCGTATTGGCCGACGGCTGGTATCTGGTCGTGGGATCGATGGTGCGGAGTTTTCAATAG
- a CDS encoding flagellar motor switch protein FliN: MAESDSATRPDAQTTASSSPQPASFPPVQNMETGGAPKNIDFILDIPMSVTVYVGSTKMAIRDLLQLAQGSVIELDKLAGEPMEVMVNNKLVARGEVVVVNEKFGIRLTDVVSAAERVQQLR; encoded by the coding sequence ATGGCTGAGTCAGACTCCGCGACGCGTCCCGATGCGCAAACGACCGCGAGCTCATCTCCACAACCGGCCTCGTTCCCACCGGTCCAAAACATGGAGACCGGAGGGGCACCGAAGAACATCGATTTCATTCTGGATATTCCGATGAGCGTCACCGTCTATGTGGGATCCACGAAGATGGCCATCCGGGATCTTCTGCAGTTGGCGCAAGGTTCCGTCATCGAACTGGACAAATTGGCCGGCGAACCGATGGAAGTGATGGTGAACAACAAGCTGGTGGCGCGCGGCGAAGTGGTGGTCGTCAATGAAAAATTCGGCATTCGCCTGACGGATGTGGTGAGTGCGGCGGAACGCGTGCAGCAACTTCGTTGA